The genomic segment AGAGCCATAACTCCTCTTTTGCTCTTGCAAGTCACTGCAATAGAgaaaattgaatgatatttatagtGTTATCTTTTTGTTAATTGCACCTttacccccacttctttttatcatttgtacATGAATATCTAATCTTCTATTATTTGAATATTGAGTTATCTTGATTTTACGTATTTGTTTTGTCCacacaaatttttctttttaacaatttagtactatattcactttttatttcattgattttataatttttatcttgatttaggtttttttaattttatttaatttattttactattgattaaattttttatattttaataacctagaaaaattataactagAAATTTacacaataaataaatggatGCCCACTGCACTGCATAGTGCCTACGGAGGGAGCATGGGCTTAGGCTCCTTACACTAGCCCATGTTTCTTATGTATgttttgagctttttttttttttgaagaatttttttgggTTCGGTTTAGGGGattttttgaaatcattttatttgTATACGTGAATCAATCCACACTTTGGATTATACACATTCTGCTTGgcaaaatatctaattaatattaaagcaTGCATCGAGACAGGCAGCTAGCTAGCCAGAGTACCGATGGAAGAACAAATTACATGTTTTCATGACAAAACGATAAGATGAAGATAATGTAGATTAAAGAGATAGGAAGATCATGGCCTTCCATTATATCGAATCTCACTATGCAATGTCAACTCCAAGGACAAGAAGCACCCACGACCTCGGCCTATCCTGTGAATGCCTTCGTTTGAAAGGCGTGTTTTTCCTCGAGAAATTAATGAACACTCGATTTGTTCAAACACGAATCTAAAGGTGTTGTGTTCTTCaaaatgaattaataataataaaaatcaatgctttttttgtttttctttcttgatgaTGGTTATTCATTATCATGGATACCATTTTACAATCACGACTTGTGCCTTGATTAAGAAATCATGATAGCTGTGTGTGTGCATGACTCCATGCATGAACGATGACCGCTTTCTTGGCTTTTAGCCGGTCGTTTTGCGATGAAATTTGCTTTTGAATTTGAGCCCACGAGAGAGGGTGCAAGTGTGAGAGAGATATAAAGCAGATAAACAATGTGCTAATTTGGGCTATGCCCGAGAAATCTCCAGCCAAAATCATgcactaaattaattttttttaatatcaaatttaaaagggCTAAACTTTGATTTCATTTGCGTGATTAATCAGTCTTTTGCAAAGtcgatttttaaaaatcaaatcaaaattttggtCTAAATCAAATGCAAATAGCTCGTGTTTTGGTGATAATTTTAGAACACCACATGCCTCTTTGGGCACTAATTATTAAAGAAGCAAAATCTTCTTGAACCAAAAGTCTAGTCCCAAATAACTATTTCTTTCTTCACCTAAACATCACGAGCAAACCCTTCAAACACTCAAATGATCACGTCGGCAGATATAACCCATAGGAAACGGCATGGATCTTAGACTCAGAAAAATAGTGAAAGCAAACCAACAAAACAAGTCTTTTGGGAGGAAACTTGATGTCAGGATACGGCCTTTGatcttcaatattaaaagaaaaaaaacagctaaaatCCCGTCTGCACACAAGTTCAAATTGATTTAACTTGAAGAGCAAGCCTAGGATCTTCGAAGGACCCACTTGAAAAATTGTTGGACTCTtcctttaatttgattttgaatttcttgatcTTGCCGGCGCTCTTAGGTTACTTGGTCACATGGAGAGGCAGTACTACTACTGGGGaaggttaattaattttcaggGTAACGCAACCATTAAGAAATCCACACGCGCGCGCCCTAAGAAAAGGTTTTAAAAATACTCATTAAaccatatattaattttaaagtgaGATTCAATTACAAGTCTTGCTAATCTAATAGctcacgtgttttttttttgttttttttatgctttttttcttaatatttagaaTTACACTGATTCATAATATTTGACCACCCTCAATTCAATCAACACgcctctttcattttatttattttttggttaaactTATGAATTGAGATTATATTTTGGTTTTCGGAGGTTATTAAGAAAGTATAGAAGgtagatgagtttttttttttacgaaaaaataaaaaaaaaggtgtccaCAAATGGAATTTCagttttaaattgtaaaataataatcctttcattccaaaaaagaaaacccaaaaataattaCCTCAAAAATAGGTTCGGGGGAAACAAATTTTCTTGCagtaatatatatttagaaattACCATTCAGTTTATGTATTATAAATCCCATTGTTCATCTTCGTTTAACTCATAAATCAGATTAAAAGTACCATGCGTTATCAATTAACAAAATCCAAGTTCTATCGTACAAGGAGGgtctttaacaaaaataaaaataaaaataaaaataaataaataatcaaatcaaataaaagggACGGCGTGTTTTTCATTGGGTATTAGTAATAGTATACCTTCATATCATGAACTGCGCCCTATCTCCTTTTTGTTTGGTCTGATTTCCTAGCTACAGTCTGACGACCAGAGGCGAGCCTAGGGATTTTGGGTCGGGTCGTGGGTTTACTAGggggaaaaaaacagaacaaagtAGTTGATGTTGAACCACGTACGTCCGTATCGTGTCCactagaatatttgttttttagtgatTTATGCGTTTGATTGCAAGTGTCTTCATTAATTTAGACGGAGTAACATGAAGGTCAGTGTTTTAATCTCTTGGATTTCCCCGTGTTGTGCAGGCCAGCTCTTCTCAACGTGCCAAACGTGGGTCTCAAGCACAGTATACGAGCGTGTGCTTCTTGACCGAAAGCACTGGTGTTTTTGTTGGCCATTGCCCTTTTGGGGTTTTCTTCATGTCCTTCTCTTTCTTGTACACGTACGCTTGTTTGTGAGTTGTGAGAGAGATGACACGTCAAAAAAAAGCAAGGGTGTTTTTCTCAAGTCAAGGATGGAGGTTCCAGTAACGTAATTAGCTAGTTAGATTGGGAATTGGAAACAACTAAggaattttctttcctttatcaCCTCCGTAAAaccatttatataaataaatgaccTTTGTCTCTCCTTGCCCTAGCCCACTAAGACAAACCAAGGCCACCACAAGTCTTCTTTGCCCTTTCTTTCATCTTGGTtttctctcccccccccccccctctctcccCCTCCAGCTCTTGTTTGCATGATTCAGTATATTACAACAAGTTAGCTTTAACCTTGTTGAGTGAATGATCATCCAAGTCTTGGCTCAACTTGGTTAGGGAACTTGATTTGGAGAGCGTGTGAGAGAGATTGAGATAGGAAATGGAAAGGCCAAACTTTGTTGAGAATGGAGGGCTCAGATTGCCTATTGGATATAGGTTTCATCCAACGGATGAAGAGCTTGTTGTTCATTACCTGAAGCGAAAGGTCCTTGGTCTTCCATTGCCAGCTGCTGTCATTCCTGAGTTTGATGTATTCCAAACCGATCCTTGGAGCTTGCCAGGTTAGTCAAAAACCCATTCTCTTGAACTTGTAAGTCGGGGTATTATTTAGTGCTTACTAGTCTTgtattagttttgttttgagaGAACTGGATTTTCTTAACTAAGTTGGACTATATCCTGCTTTCAAGATTTTTGAAGACTTTAGATTCATGCTCTATTTAAGCTCATAAAAGAAAGCCCTTTGAGTTTTGACCATGTTTGAGAGATCCTGAGATGGTTTAAACCTCATAATTTGTTCTGGTTCTAGGTAATTTGAAGGAAAAGAGGTACTTCTTTAGCCAAAAGAAGTTGAATGACTTTGGAACAAAATGCAAGAGATCCGCTGGTTATATACCTTCTGGTTACTGGAAACCCGTTGGGAAAGGCAAGCAAATTGTAGCTTCTGGTAGCAACCAAGCAGTTGGAATAAGGAAAACGCTGGTTTTCAGAGAAAGAAATCATTCTAGTAAGACTAGAACTCAATGGGTGATGCATGAATATTGCCTTGTAGGCTTGCCAACAGACCCCAAAACCACCCAGGTAAAAATATGAAGCAGTTCCAGTGATACTGCGTGCATATGGCACGCAGTCgcaacattgtttttttctatgcaATTAATGGATTTTGTTTATGATACTCTCATGTGCAGATGAAAGTGGGAGATTGGGTTGCTAACAGTATATTTCACAGGAAGAGGAAACCTAAAAACCATGTGGTCATGATTTCCAACCCTTCAAACATTAACAAGAGGCAAAATGTCGAGATTATTAGTCCTAGTTTCATGGATTTTATGATGGAACAAAGCTCTGATGAAGCTGGTGCTCCTTCACAATGTTCAAGTGGAATCACCGAGGTATCTTCTAATGAGTTTGATCAGGAAGAAATCAGTTCCTTCATTAGCCTGTTTACTTATCCTTGTAAGAGGAAGAGGACTTGAAATTTCCTCCGCAGGGAACTCTGTATCAGATGAATCAGATATTGTACGTGCAACAGTGATCAGAATgactaaaaatgaaaagaaaaggcattcaATTTGTCCATGGACTTTACACATATTCAGGCCTGTCTATCTAATTCATGAAATTGCTTGTGGTGTTATTTCTTCCCTGTAACTGTGCATGCAGTACATGAAATTTAATATCACATTGATGATTGAGATGGAATAGTTGTAACAATGCAGGACcatttatcattatcatttctGTCAATAAAGCTCTGAAAAGGTTGTCTAATTTAAGCAATTTACTATCAAAAGGTGAACCATTTTCTGAGAAGAATGATGCAAAGTAGGCATAGAAGAGAGGAATCCAAAGTAAAAAGAAAGGTTCTACGCTATCTAAATAATAACTGTTAGAAAAGTCGATCCCTTGTGGACAAGCACATAGAACCATCGATGCCAAAAGATTTATGGTGAAGAAAGGGCATATCTACACATGGGGCTGGATTCTCGTGCGTATGCAATAAGAGAGTGACATAGCTCCCTCCTAAAATATGATTCTCTTAATGGTGTTCTCAAGACTTTTGTGTTCACTTACAATGTTTTGAATTACCAGGCCGAAGATTTAAATTAACGAAGAGATTCTCTCATTATTTCATGCTTTTGAATAGTAACTACATTCAAATCAATATGTTGTTCTCCCTCTCGTCAAGAGTGTTGTTTGTTGTGTTGGGAAAGGGAACAAGGCACAAGGaacaaattttcttttataaatgcTTCCAGCCTTGGACGACGCAACCTCTCATGGGGTGATGTGAACAAGATTCCTTGTGTCACCCAGTGAAAACCAAAAGAAGAGAGACAATTGTGATTATTTTACCATTTCCAATTCCATATTCTAGAATACAATACCTCTCCACATTAGGTGATGcacatataaaatatacattTCTCCCACTTTATGGTATGAGGGAAAAATAAAGTGATCACTAGAGGGTAGAGATTATGGATCAACTGGTTAGATATGATGCCACAACTTTGATTAGATTATAACAGGCGTGTGATCTTTAAAGAGGGATCACTATGTTTGTAGGAGTGTAGGGAGTAGGGACTCCCTCTAAGTTGGGTCAAAGACACTTCACATGTCACCACATGTAATGTGTATTCACAGgaatgcaataaaatattttgaacaatatttttgtgatcaattataatagttttattaattattgggGTAGcccaaattgttttattttttaattgaaattaagacTAAtcgtttaaaaacttaaattaattacaCATGAAACAGTGGGACTCAGTTAAGTCATAATACAAGATCAAATATAATCTTACTGAGGTTTAGTGACAATCCATTCATCTCTAGCCGTAAAATTTTTGGATAATTCAAAATTTGCTAATCAATTTGTAGCCGTGTTACCTTCGTAAAACACGTGTTAAATCTTAACCACTTATCATCGAGACATTAACTCTTTAGCTCTGGTTATCAAAGCAAAGTTTGCATCAAACCTTGCATATTACTGAGGTATGAGATTAACCGAAATTGTTAATCTTATGCTGTATTGATGGAGGATTGACTATCTTAAAGACAACTGTTTCGGTGATGCATGAAGCTTCATTGAAGTGATGCACAAGTAAATATCATATCATTGTCATAAATTGTAGTATCAAGTAAGAGATTAATGTTGGAAAGGATCTACAACCTATGGATGTAGGACATCAGCATCACACTTATCTACCCAATTCTTTCCCAAAACCAAAGAGTCAGCAAAATACACCCCGCTATATCTCCTTGCCTCAATCACTGGGCAATTAGTTCTTCAAATTTAGAGCTTTTCTTCTCAAGGGGAATTCAAGCGAATAGATTTTGGGTTCAAGTCTTACATTTTTGTATTGATGAACTGATTGAGACAAATATCTTTCCTTGTCCAGTCATGTAATTTTCACCTTAGATGTCGACTACCTACATTTAGACTAAATAGTATGGCCTCATCACATCATTATGGGTTCAGCTGAAAAGTGTGCGATGTTATGCTACAAAGTTTGATAAAGTAGATCTCAtttgaaaacaacaacaacaaaatgtcCTGCATTTGTCAAAGAATATCCATCCTTgtaaccaaaattaaatttgcccgcaaggggaaaaggaaaggaggtgcttgtttttttgtgtgtgcgTGTGGTGGAGGGAGTTGGCGGAGGAAGAAAATTGCCGACCGACCAAGGTTGCTTGTAGAAGAGGTTTAAGAATCATTCATTCATCAAAGCAATGAACATTCTGCACGTCACCTACTAAGAAACAGAGGTTGAGCAAGTGAAAATGGTTTGCAGATGTACATTGCTGACTTTGATGTCTCTATGTTTTGTCAATAAAGTAGGCCTGGTCGTGTAGGTAGGCTACAACCAATTCGTAACACTAATCATTTGTACCTTTTTTTCCCGTGGAAGTCAATCATACCAAGAGATcctagtatttgttttttcaaagaaagaaagaaagaaatcttAATGTAAGTTTCAGGATGATAGTAGGTTTCTATGAAGACAAAGTACGTGCGTTTGTTGATGATAATATCAATACCTTATTCCAGAAGTAATAATATGAGAGCCCACGCAGCCTGCTCTGGGGCCTTTATGGTTAAAAGCGGACAAAGGAATAAAAACGATTGAAGAGATTTTTGGCTTGCAGTTTTTGGATCCCAATCCTGATCGAACCTAAACAAAACTGGAAGAGAAGAGAGGACGATTGCTTGTCGGGCCTAAAACGAAATACCAACCCAGCAATTTTCACCATCTCATTAACCCTAGAgcaaactaaaagaaaaggtcTTTGAAAAGATAACATGAAAGAACTTGGTGCACTTCATATCCTAGTTATAAGACGTCACTCAAAGGTCACCTCGGCCCAAGGCTGTGTCGTGGGTTAATCTATGAATCAACAAGTCATCATAaactatgattttaaaaaaattgaaacaaaatcattttgataaataaatacaacCTAGTTCAAAGTAAAAACCTTGCTCAACATGTCAGGCCTATGACTACGCTTCATACCCAGCTGGCCAGCAGTACTTAATTCATGGTGTAATTCATGGTGTATTGCTAGAACACTGAAACCATACTGGAAGTACGTGATACTACGAGGGATCTGAGAAAGGAAATGAGGTCACCCTCTCTAAAGCAGCCTTAGCGTTCCAGGATAAGTGGTAACTGGTAATTGAAGTTTCCATTTCCTAGACATACAAGGATCACCTCGtatcctttttaatttcatcttgacAATCTGGTTTTACTACTACATTTGCAATGCCAAGCCTTGAAAATAATATCCTTCCACATTCAGACAGTGGTACAAAAGACACGGGATTCACGATATAATAGTCCTCAGTTTTTGGATCTCTATTATTCACGAAATTGGCTGGGAGGGTAGAGATGGCACATATTTTTACCAGGCAAAGAAGAGTCCTAAGAGATAACCAACAGCAATAGCCACCCAGTAGTTTTCAGCTTTCACAACTTCGTTAAAACTAGAGCAAACTAAGAACGGTGTTAAAAGAATCACCTGAAAGAAAGTGCAGGGCATCGTACCTGGCTAGTGCAGCACCGTACGTCCCTTATCTCTCTCAGGAAATGCCTAGAGTTAAGCCATCACAAAATTCTTAGAAGTATACAATAGGGTTCTATAACACATAATGACTAGCAGATAAGGAACTTGAACCATATCATAGGAAAACTGAATGATCGTGGACCAACCACACTGAAAGTACAGTATGGAAAGCAAATATGATGCCAAAAGAAGGGATCAGGAACTGCAATTAGATCTCCTCTAAAGGCTAAAGCAGTTCCCAGATTCTTTTATAGGTGGATAACTCCAGTTCCTGTTTCCTATGATAAAATGGTCCACCATTGGCAGATAACAGACTCTGGTTTTCCAACACAAATCTCCTGACAAATCCTTGAAAATAATCTCCTTTCACATTCACAGTGCTATATTGCATCACTAAATCAACACCTAAACAAGGAACATAAAAGACATGCTCATTTAAGTCGTTATAAACTCACACAGTTACATGGTCTCCTGAGCAACCTTCTTGCTAAAAAGGCAAACAATATTGAGGAGCGATCTAAAAGCAAAGGAGCCACGTGATCTAAAAGCAAAGGAGCCACGTGTAATTAATAGCATGCACTGGATCAAACATGCCATCAGCATGcatagaaaatacaaaaagagtCAATAGTAAATGATGCAATCacattttatgttgaaaatctTTACAAGGTGAACAAACCATTTCAGTTGTTACATGGAAGTGATTGGACGAGCTCAAAATATTACCTAAGCATAAATAGACCTAGCAAGACAGCACAGACCAAAAAACgcttaaaaaaacttgcaatcACAAGCAGCCTTGAGAGTATCTTATGTTCTATCTCACTCATTTCAAAGTCAGCTTGCAGTGTTGAGGCCCTCTTTTTTGTCAACTCCAGAAGCACCAGCTGCAGACATTTTGGAAGGTTGCGATTGAGAACATGCCTTCAGGACAGCTTCATTCTGTGTAAAAGCATGATTCAAGAGATAAGATatgaatatttaacaaaagGATTTAAAGGATTCAATggaattcattaaaaattaaacaacaaagaAATAGTACAAAAGCATGCGATGCTTCAGATTTGAGTTTGAAAGAGCATAGCAGTAGCAAGTTTGTGCTTATAAAAATATGTCTCTGTCATTTGTGGAAGCAAGCGCTAATGTTAAGCTCTAAACTAATCCAAAAGcatctcaaacaaaataaatgcacCAGCATGTTGAATTTGAAAGACAAACTTCAAGTAAGAATAACACAGATGAAATGATGTGTAATTgtgtaaaaatagaaaacaagtaTCTGTATGAACACGGCCTAGTTTTAAGAATACAGAagccatatatatatgtatacatatatatatatatatgtatatatatatatatttgttttattgatttaagtGACATGGCTGAAGAAACTAAATTCATGAGTTACATCACGAGGCTCTGGCAGAGAATTGATAGGAAAATGTATAAAGGAGAGAAGAAAGCTCAACATGGTCTTTGTAGATAGAAAAGGCATGTAATAAAGTACTCGGAAGAACTTTACAGTAAATCATGGAGAAGAAACAGTCTCCATACaatacataaaatttataactgAATACTTTTATTTGACAAAACAAGAATTTGTGGATAGAAAGAAACAAACACACAAAGCTAAAGTGGAGAACAAGTCAtccttcaaatgaaaaaaataaaaataatgacaatatcccgaataaaaataaataaaagaacacgCAAAATCCCTCTGAATATTAGAAATGCCTCTAAAAGCACTAGCCACATTAAACCAAAAACATGAAGGAAAACTATCCTATCCTATAAATCAAGTAAAAGGACCACAAAACGGTATTCCTTGCAATCATTCTCCGCGCCGATGTccattaaatatagaaaaaacattaaccaGAAATGGGGAAAACCAAAAGTTAGATTTGGGGatcgacgacgacgacgacaacAACAACATCAAGCGAGTCGCGGTTTTTACGCATTTTTAACTCTACTGAAGCTATGAATAAGAGTATTAAGTGTGAATGGATTCAATTAATCAAGACTTGTCACTTTAAGTACCTACCTACCTGGGTTCGGTTAAAATTCagtgaaataatatatgttaatgagagttttatgacaaataaaaattaggaaACTGAAGCAAAAATTGAAAACTCTAAGAACATATTAAAACCCTAGGAGTGAACATgcgatttgatttttcttagagagagaaaaagaaagacctGCCAAACCCTAAGGAGGCGTTTCTTGGCGTTGGCCTTACGAGTGGTGGTGAGTTTAATTCGTTTCCAAACGAGACCACCAGAGTCATGCTTCTTCACTATCTCCATCACTCTTGTCCCCCAAAATGCCCCCGCCCCTAccattcctctctctctctctgcttccTCTTTCTCGTTTTGCTAAGCTACGCAGTTTCTTTCTCTGCTTGCTTTGTGTGCTCGTCCGCCCTGCTGCGCTACACCTAGAGGAGGCGAGATGGAAACGCCGTCGTTTCAGTTAAATGTggctaattttatatttttaacaggttttcttttttactactgtcttttcttttctttgtattttgtttgtaaattatatatatagcccATGCTATGCTGGGgtcgatttaatttttttttttaataaaaaaaaaatcaaagcaatgcAAGTGttataaaaaagctaaaaaaaatttagactgGGGTTATTAACTTCATAGGATTTAttctattaatttaaataacatgaataaaaaatataacgacaataaatgaaaaactaataaaaaatttcacaacaaaaaaatagattaaaaaaatcaagctcaTCCAAATTAACATGTCGAATTCATGACCTGATCATGATTTCAGGGTAatctaattgaaaacaaattaaataaaatcatgaatataaattataaaataatttaatattcaaaggtgaaatcggaaaaaattaaaataaaaaagcaatgaaaaaaataaaattatgtcaacctaagttaacccGCCAACCACATAGAaaggaaagcaagaaaaaaaaacataaaaatcaattcctaatgaattaaatattcaatgatgaaattttaaaaaatctaattaaaaataaaacctccaaaaaaaaataccaaaatcaaCTTATGTTAGCTTAAAAACCTGTGACACTAGTTATGAGCTTAAAATTCTagtatatgaaattaaaaaaaaaatgtaataaaaaaaccgtcaagaacaaaagaaatgacaattaaaataatgtaaactaaatttaatacaaaaataatatgatataaaaatattgatgggtggaa from the Populus nigra chromosome 1, ddPopNigr1.1, whole genome shotgun sequence genome contains:
- the LOC133692181 gene encoding NAC domain-containing protein 83-like — translated: MERPNFVENGGLRLPIGYRFHPTDEELVVHYLKRKVLGLPLPAAVIPEFDVFQTDPWSLPGNLKEKRYFFSQKKLNDFGTKCKRSAGYIPSGYWKPVGKGKQIVASGSNQAVGIRKTLVFRERNHSSKTRTQWVMHEYCLVGLPTDPKTTQMKVGDWVANSIFHRKRKPKNHVVMISNPSNINKRQNVEIISPSFMDFMMEQSSDEAGAPSQCSSGITEVSSNEFDQEEISSFISLFTYPCKRKRT
- the LOC133699145 gene encoding uncharacterized protein LOC133699145, whose translation is MVGAGAFWGTRVMEIVKKHDSGGLVWKRIKLTTTRKANAKKRLLRVWQNEAVLKACSQSQPSKMSAAGASGVDKKEGLNTAS